The Herpetosiphonaceae bacterium nucleotide sequence GCTGAAGACGCCGCTGTACTCGTTGCGCCGCGAGCGAGCGGCCAGACTATGCGCCACGCGCCGCACGGCCCGCGCGAGATCGAGCGCCGGAGAATGACGCTCCGAGATCTCGCCCGGCATGGAGCGATTGCCATTGGCGCGATCGAACTCCAGCTGCCGCTCGATCAACATCTGCTGCCGCGCCAGCGCCGCCTGCGCCATCGCCCCCTGATACGCCTGCTCGGCGGGGATCATCTCGGTGCGATCGGGCAAGATCGCGTCTTCGGGGCCGAAGCCCTGCGGCTTGAACGCCTGCCACAGCACCGAGGCGCACTCTTGCTGGTACTGGATCAGCTTGCTGCGTGTCGCGCTGCCGACCAGCATCGCGTCGATCGTGCAGAGCCACAGCGGCACAAGATCC carries:
- a CDS encoding phage antirepressor N-terminal domain-containing protein, with protein sequence MNRSRSDGYSPRFVFYEDDIIALQDLDANEVYVPLNRLCETLGLEPAAQARALEAHSILVNGLRSLGRDGLGLRVDLVPLWLCTIDAMLVGSATRSKLIQYQQECASVLWQAFKPQGFGPEDAILPDRTEMIPAEQAYQGAMAQAALARQQMLIERQLEFDRANGNRSMPGEISERHSPALDLARAVRRVAHSLAARSRRNEYSGVFSGLHRQFGISSYRNLPYGRLREAMDWLERWHGDIQGEPEPPPDI